In a single window of the Zea mays cultivar B73 chromosome 5, Zm-B73-REFERENCE-NAM-5.0, whole genome shotgun sequence genome:
- the LOC103626279 gene encoding heat shock 70 kDa protein 16 isoform X2 codes for MSVVGFDVGNDTLVAAAARQRGIDVLLNAESKRESPAAIAFSRNARLIGCHAASASSAHAPFSSVKRLLMGATGRHPDSSLLRDLSRLPFPAAVGGGAVVHADHIGRRIALSPTHLLSMLLAYLKQLAEADLGGAPVADCVISVPCYFTQAQRRAYLDAAAIAGLRPLRLMHDLAATALGYGLYRSDLGGSGGPTCVAFVDVGQCDTQVAVVSFDMSGMKVLSHGFDADLGGRDFDEVLFEHFAEEFKDRYMIDVTGNVKASMRLRAACEKAKKVLSANAEAVVNIECLIEEKDVRGVIRREDFEKLCARLLERVVEPCNRAVTDSRIGLERLHSVELVGSGSRVPAIAKVLKEFFRKEPSRTLNSSECVARGCALQCAMLSPTFRVREYEVHDAIPASIGFYTSDGPVSTLSSDALFRRGLPFPSVKIITLQKNDSFSFDAYYVDANELPPGTSTDIGSFQIGPFQAHMEASKVKVKIRLNLHGLVSVESAALIDDYQRNATSADHMEVDTSGDDMGHKSRSERSIQRQELPITEYICCAMSKQELLEAQEQEHQLAYQDKLMERTKDRKNALESYVYDTRNKTEDWLYEEGDDETEVVYSSKLEELKKLVDPIENRCNDDEVRAEIARELLKCIVDHRMAAKSLSAPERDAVDNECNKAEQWLSEGSKLQESLPKNVDPVLWSCEIKGKEEELDMFCRNITRHKGSPARTDGSRGSDHMPTPDRD; via the exons ATGAGCGTGGTCGGCTTCGACGTCGGCAACGACAccctggtggcggcggcggcgcggcagcGGGGCATCGACGTGCTCCTCAACGCCGAGTCCAAGCGCGAGTCCCCCGCCGCCATCGCCTTCTCCCGCAACGCGCGCCTCATCGGCTGCCACGCCGCGTCCGCCTCGTCCGCGCACGCCCCCTTCTCCAGCGTCAAGCGCCTTCTCATGGGCGCCACGGGGAGGCACCCGGACTCCTCCCTACTCCGCGACCTGTCCCGCCTCCCCTTCCCCGCTGCCGTCGGTGGCGGCGCTGTCGTCCACGCCGACCACATCGGCCGCCGCATCGCGCTCTCGCCGACCCACCTCCTCTCCATGCTGCTGGCCTACCTCAAGCAGCTCGCGGAGGCCGACCTCGGCGGCGCCCCCGTAGCCGACTGCGTGATCTCCGTGCCCTGCTACTTCACTCAAGCGCAGCGCCGAGCCTACCTCGACGCCGCCGCCATCGCGGGGCTCAGGCCGCTCCGCCTCATGCACGACCTCGCCGCCACCGCGCTTGGCTACGGCCTCTACCGCTCCGACCTCGGCGGCTCCGGGGGTCCCACCTGTGTCGCGTTCGTGGACGTCGGCCAATGCGACACACAGGTCGCGGTCGTCTCTTTCGACATGTCGGGGATGAAGGTGCTGTCTCACGGGTTCGATGCAGACCTCGGGGGCAGGGACTTCGACGAGGTGCTGTTCGAGCATTTCGCCGAGGAGTTCAAAGACAGGTACATGATTGATGTCACAGGAAATGTCAAGGCCAGTATGAGGTTGAGGGCAGCCTGTGAGAAGGCGAAGAAGGTTCTGAGCGCGAACGCGGAGGCTGTGGTGAACATTGAGTGCCTGATAGAGGAGAAGGATGTGAGGGGGGTGATCCGAAGGGAGGACTTCGAGAAGCTATGTGCCAGGCTGCTGGAGAGGGTTGTTGAACCTTGCAACAGGGCGGTGACAGATTCAAGGATTGGATTGGAGAGGCTGCATTCTGTGGAACTCGTTGGGTCAGGTTCTCGTGTGCCTGCCATTGCCAAGGTGCTTAAGGAATTCTTCAGAAAAGAACCTAGTCGCACACTCAATTCAAGTGAGTGTGTGGCTCGGGGGTGTGCATTACAATGTGCAATGCTTAGTCCTACGTTCCGTGTTCGGGAATACGAG GTGCACGATGCAATCCCTGCTTCCATAGGATTTTATACTAGTGACGGCCCAGTTTCAACATTGTCAAGTGATGCATTGTTCCGGAGAGGCCTGCCCTTTCCCAGTGTTAAGATCATTACTCTACAGAAGAACGACAGTTTTAGTTTTGATGCCTATTATGTGGATGCGAATGAATTGCCTCCTGGTACCTCAACAGACATCGGTAGTTTTCAG ATTGGCCCATTCCAAGCACATATGGAAGCTTCTAAAGTCAAAGTAAAAATTCGTTTGAATTTACATGGTTTGGTTTCAGTTGAATCTGCTGCT TTGATAGATGATTATCAAAGGAATGCAACTTCTGCTGACCATATGGAGGTGGATACCAGCGGTGATGACATG GGTCACAAGTCAAGAAGTGAAAGGTCTATCCAGCGGCAGGAGTTGCCAATCACTGAGTACATCTGTTGTGCAATGAGCAAGCAGGAACTGCTGGAAGCTCAGGAGCAAGAGCACCAATTGGCTTATCAGGATAAACTTATGGAACGGACAAAGGACAGGAAGAATGCATTAGAATCTTATGTATATGACACCCGTAACAAG ACTGAAGATTGGCTTTATGAAGAAGGTGATGATGAGACAGAAGTGGTTTACAGTAGCAAACTTGAGGAGCTGAAAAAG CTTGTAGATCCAATTGAAAATCGTTGTAATGATGACGAAGTGAGAGCTGAAATCGCAAGGGAGCTTTTGAAGTGCATTGTTGACCACAGAATGGCTGCCAAGTCATTATCCGCACCTGAAAGGGATGCT GTTGACAATGAGTGCAATAAAGCTGAGCAGTGGCTAAGTGAGGGGTCCAAACTTCAAGAATCCTTGCCCAAGAATGTGGACCCAGTACTTTGGTCCTGTGAAATCAAGGGAAAGGAAGAAGAGCTGGATAT GTTCTGTCGAAACATAACAAGGCACAAGGGCTCCCCAGCAAGGACAGATGGCAGCAGGGGTTCAGATCACATGCCTACACCTGATAGAGATTAG
- the LOC103626279 gene encoding heat shock 70 kDa protein 16 isoform X1 → MSVVGFDVGNDTLVAAAARQRGIDVLLNAESKRESPAAIAFSRNARLIGCHAASASSAHAPFSSVKRLLMGATGRHPDSSLLRDLSRLPFPAAVGGGAVVHADHIGRRIALSPTHLLSMLLAYLKQLAEADLGGAPVADCVISVPCYFTQAQRRAYLDAAAIAGLRPLRLMHDLAATALGYGLYRSDLGGSGGPTCVAFVDVGQCDTQVAVVSFDMSGMKVLSHGFDADLGGRDFDEVLFEHFAEEFKDRYMIDVTGNVKASMRLRAACEKAKKVLSANAEAVVNIECLIEEKDVRGVIRREDFEKLCARLLERVVEPCNRAVTDSRIGLERLHSVELVGSGSRVPAIAKVLKEFFRKEPSRTLNSSECVARGCALQCAMLSPTFRVREYEVHDAIPASIGFYTSDGPVSTLSSDALFRRGLPFPSVKIITLQKNDSFSFDAYYVDANELPPGTSTDIGSFQIGPFQAHMEASKVKVKIRLNLHGLVSVESAALIDDYQRNATSADHMEVDTSGDDMGHKSRSERSIQRQELPITEYICCAMSKQELLEAQEQEHQLAYQDKLMERTKDRKNALESYVYDTRNKLSERYRSFATDSEREQISFNLQQTEDWLYEEGDDETEVVYSSKLEELKKLVDPIENRCNDDEVRAEIARELLKCIVDHRMAAKSLSAPERDAVDNECNKAEQWLSEGSKLQESLPKNVDPVLWSCEIKGKEEELDMFCRNITRHKGSPARTDGSRGSDHMPTPDRD, encoded by the exons ATGAGCGTGGTCGGCTTCGACGTCGGCAACGACAccctggtggcggcggcggcgcggcagcGGGGCATCGACGTGCTCCTCAACGCCGAGTCCAAGCGCGAGTCCCCCGCCGCCATCGCCTTCTCCCGCAACGCGCGCCTCATCGGCTGCCACGCCGCGTCCGCCTCGTCCGCGCACGCCCCCTTCTCCAGCGTCAAGCGCCTTCTCATGGGCGCCACGGGGAGGCACCCGGACTCCTCCCTACTCCGCGACCTGTCCCGCCTCCCCTTCCCCGCTGCCGTCGGTGGCGGCGCTGTCGTCCACGCCGACCACATCGGCCGCCGCATCGCGCTCTCGCCGACCCACCTCCTCTCCATGCTGCTGGCCTACCTCAAGCAGCTCGCGGAGGCCGACCTCGGCGGCGCCCCCGTAGCCGACTGCGTGATCTCCGTGCCCTGCTACTTCACTCAAGCGCAGCGCCGAGCCTACCTCGACGCCGCCGCCATCGCGGGGCTCAGGCCGCTCCGCCTCATGCACGACCTCGCCGCCACCGCGCTTGGCTACGGCCTCTACCGCTCCGACCTCGGCGGCTCCGGGGGTCCCACCTGTGTCGCGTTCGTGGACGTCGGCCAATGCGACACACAGGTCGCGGTCGTCTCTTTCGACATGTCGGGGATGAAGGTGCTGTCTCACGGGTTCGATGCAGACCTCGGGGGCAGGGACTTCGACGAGGTGCTGTTCGAGCATTTCGCCGAGGAGTTCAAAGACAGGTACATGATTGATGTCACAGGAAATGTCAAGGCCAGTATGAGGTTGAGGGCAGCCTGTGAGAAGGCGAAGAAGGTTCTGAGCGCGAACGCGGAGGCTGTGGTGAACATTGAGTGCCTGATAGAGGAGAAGGATGTGAGGGGGGTGATCCGAAGGGAGGACTTCGAGAAGCTATGTGCCAGGCTGCTGGAGAGGGTTGTTGAACCTTGCAACAGGGCGGTGACAGATTCAAGGATTGGATTGGAGAGGCTGCATTCTGTGGAACTCGTTGGGTCAGGTTCTCGTGTGCCTGCCATTGCCAAGGTGCTTAAGGAATTCTTCAGAAAAGAACCTAGTCGCACACTCAATTCAAGTGAGTGTGTGGCTCGGGGGTGTGCATTACAATGTGCAATGCTTAGTCCTACGTTCCGTGTTCGGGAATACGAG GTGCACGATGCAATCCCTGCTTCCATAGGATTTTATACTAGTGACGGCCCAGTTTCAACATTGTCAAGTGATGCATTGTTCCGGAGAGGCCTGCCCTTTCCCAGTGTTAAGATCATTACTCTACAGAAGAACGACAGTTTTAGTTTTGATGCCTATTATGTGGATGCGAATGAATTGCCTCCTGGTACCTCAACAGACATCGGTAGTTTTCAG ATTGGCCCATTCCAAGCACATATGGAAGCTTCTAAAGTCAAAGTAAAAATTCGTTTGAATTTACATGGTTTGGTTTCAGTTGAATCTGCTGCT TTGATAGATGATTATCAAAGGAATGCAACTTCTGCTGACCATATGGAGGTGGATACCAGCGGTGATGACATG GGTCACAAGTCAAGAAGTGAAAGGTCTATCCAGCGGCAGGAGTTGCCAATCACTGAGTACATCTGTTGTGCAATGAGCAAGCAGGAACTGCTGGAAGCTCAGGAGCAAGAGCACCAATTGGCTTATCAGGATAAACTTATGGAACGGACAAAGGACAGGAAGAATGCATTAGAATCTTATGTATATGACACCCGTAACAAG CTTTCTGAGAGGTACCGGAGCTTTGCTACTGATTCAGAAAGGGAACAAATCTCATTTAATTTACAACAGACTGAAGATTGGCTTTATGAAGAAGGTGATGATGAGACAGAAGTGGTTTACAGTAGCAAACTTGAGGAGCTGAAAAAG CTTGTAGATCCAATTGAAAATCGTTGTAATGATGACGAAGTGAGAGCTGAAATCGCAAGGGAGCTTTTGAAGTGCATTGTTGACCACAGAATGGCTGCCAAGTCATTATCCGCACCTGAAAGGGATGCT GTTGACAATGAGTGCAATAAAGCTGAGCAGTGGCTAAGTGAGGGGTCCAAACTTCAAGAATCCTTGCCCAAGAATGTGGACCCAGTACTTTGGTCCTGTGAAATCAAGGGAAAGGAAGAAGAGCTGGATAT GTTCTGTCGAAACATAACAAGGCACAAGGGCTCCCCAGCAAGGACAGATGGCAGCAGGGGTTCAGATCACATGCCTACACCTGATAGAGATTAG
- the LOC109939671 gene encoding uncharacterized protein, which translates to MGCCLHRLCLGGTRTLPFVRRFMPKEVEAATRGFTAVLDAAGTAYRARFVGGLVATVVRLRHDDDHRQGEGGGPTDAFYLELQLLARLNHRHVVRLRGFALAHHARFLVFDHMENRSLNECLHVIWSFTMKSSFCKHAIVTQTDPKESSSLSTTCGVASPSSSPRRRYPTPNTAMFFPVPRSQVLVFVYVKQFTDEKQRILFYVPVSVFGNSLQDFYTFKGPQPLEVIVQDVKAKKHNQAL; encoded by the exons ATGGGCTGCTGCCTCCACCGCCTCTGCCTCGGCGGCACGC GTACCCTGCCGTTCGTCAGGCGGTTCATGCCCAAGGAGGTGGAGGCCGCCACGCGCGGCTTCACCGCGGTGCTCGACGCCGCCGGCACGGCCTATAGGGCGCGCTTCGTCGGCGGCCTTGTCGCCACCGTCGTCAGGCTCCGCCACGACGACGACCACCGccagggagagggaggagggccCACGGACGCCTTCTACCTGGAGCTGCAGCTGCTGGCCCGCCTCAACCACCGCCACGTCGTCAGGCTGCGTGGCTTCGCGCTAGCCCACCACGCAAG GTTCCTCGTCTTCGATCATATGGAGAACAGGAGCCTCAATGAATGCCTCCACG TT ATTTGGAGCTTTACGATGAAATCATCCTTTTGCAAGCATGCAATTGTCACACAGACGGACCCCAAAGAATCCTCCTCGCTCTCCACCACGTGCGGCGTCGCCTCGCCCTCTTCCTCCCCACGCCGCCGCTACCCCACCCCCAACACCGCCATGTTCTTCCCCGTGCCCCGCAG CCAGGTGCTGGTGTTTGTATATGTCAAGCAGTTTACGGACGAGAAACAAAGGATTCT GTTTTATGTGCCAGTTTCAGTTTTTGgtaacagtctacaggacttttaCACATTCAAAG GTCCGCAACCGCTGGAGGTCATAGTGCAAGATGTCAAGGCCAAGAAGCACAACCAGGCGCTATGA